A segment of the Campylobacter showae CSUNSWCD genome:
CTAAGATACGGCGCGGAGTACTACCATAGCGAAAACTTCAATAAACCGCAAAACAACCGCCCCGAAAAAGTAAACAACTACTCGTTTTACTTAGAGGATGCGATCAAATTTGCAGGCCTAACTGTGACTCCTGGCATCAGATACGAGCGTCACGAGTTAAAGACCTATAACGGCACGGGCGCAAATATCGGCGGATACAAATACAAATTTGACGAATTTACGCCCGCTCTCGCGCTTGATTACGAGTTTATGAAGGGGCTTGGAGTATTTGCCAGCTACGCTAAAGTGTTTAGAGGACCGGATGTTATGGAGTCTATGCTAGCTAGCGGCGCTAGTAGGGGTACGGCGCTAGGATACAGAGCAAACCCTGATCTAAAGGCCACTACTGGCGATAGCTACGAGATCGGCGGACGCTACAAGGGCGAGTTTAGCGAAACGGGACACGTTAGCTTCGTAGCTAAATACTTTAAAACCAAATACAAAAATCTAATCGTAGATAATAACGCAGCAGGCGGGCGTATAAATCCGGTGCTTTATAGGATCAACGCAGGCGGCGCGGATATCGACGGCGTCGAGCTTTTAGCGAGGTTAAACCTCGATGCGCTAAGCTTAGGTGCTAGCTACACTCATCAAAAAGTAAGATACAAAGACCGCGTGAGTAACGGCAGCGGCGGCTACTACACGTCAAATATCATCGGCTACCGCGACCAAGGCGACAAATACACCTTTAACGCCGAGTATTCGATAAACGCTATCGATACGCTTGTGGGCTATAATCTTATTTATTTTGCCTCAAAAGACACGACGAGCGCTGGCAACGACGCTGCCGTACATATCCCGAGCTACGCCGTGAGCGACATCTATCTCACTTATGCGCCAAGCGGCGGTAAATTTAAAGGACTTGAGATAAACGCAGGCGTTTATAACGTATTTAACAAAGCCTACGTCTCGCACTCTCAAAGAATGGCCCAGTACACGGGCGATGCGAACGCAATCGACTGGGAGCCGGGCAGAAACTTTAAGGTGAACGTCTCTTATAAATTTTAATTTCTATTCTAAACTTACGCTTCCGGGGGCTTAAATTTAAGCCCCTTTTTTCTATCTTTTATAAAATTTATTCAAATTTAGCTTTGTTTATTTTTGCTATTTGCGTGAGGAAGGTTGCTTTGTAAAATCCGCTCAAATTTAACCTGTTTTTGGCGGAGCGAATAAAATTTGGCTACGGAACATCAAGAATAAAACCTAAATTTGAGCGGTTAAATTTGCGAGCGTTTGGCGTCAAATTTGACGGACGGTTTTTGGTTTTTATATTTTCAAGATGCTGGTATTGGGAGGTAAATTTTGGGGCAAATTTGAAGTTAAATTTGCTACGGTCAAATTTAAAAAGGCGAGCCGAATTTGACTCGCCGTAGTAAATTTAACGCCGAATTTAAATGCGTTAAATTTACAGTTTTTATTATCGCTTTCTGCCCATTCTTTTTAGATTGTCGCATGCAGACGTGTCGCCGCTAAAGCACGCCGAGCGATAGATGCTTCTAGCTTTTGTTTCATCCTGCGCCACGCCTAGTCCGTGTTCGTAGAGGACCGCAGTGTTTGTGCAGCACGGTACGTCGCCTAGTTTGCAGCCTCTATCGTAGGCCGACATGGCGTTTGCATAGTCCGGTTCTTTGCCGTCGATTGCCGAGCGATAAAATTCGCCTAAGTAGTAGCAAGAGTACGCCCCGCCGTTCGTGCATGAGGCGCTATAGATTTCAAGTGCTTTGTTTGCGTCTTTGCTTACGCCAAGGCCGGTTTGGTACATGTTGGCGAGGTTTGTGCAGGCGGCTTGATAGTTGTTTTTGCACGCTCTTTCATAGTATTTTAGAGCGGTTTTATGATCTTGCAAATTTTGATAACTGATGGCAAGATCGTTGCACGCGGAGTAGTTGCCGCTTTCGCATTTGGGTTTTAGTACTTCTATGGCGCGTTTGTTAAAATCATAGTCCGGGTTGTCGCTAGGGCCGCCGCTTGAAGCTGCGCATCCTACGAATAAAAACCCGATAAAGGCAAGAAGTAAATTTCTCATTTTCATCCTTTCCGTAGTTTTAAAATTGTCCAAAGAGGTCGTTTAACGCTTCGCTGATGCTAGGATGGGTGAAAATCTGATTTTTAAAGAAATCAGCACCCGCGCCTAGAGCCATTGCGATGGCGATTTCGTTGATAAGCTCGTTTGCATAAACGCAGTGAAATGCCGCGCCTAAAATTTTGCCGCTTTTTGCGTCCACGATCGCTTTTAAAAATCCGGTTTCGTTGCCGACTACCTTTGCGCCGGGAACTGCTGCTAGCGGGAGTTTTAGGACTTTAAAGTCTAAATTTTGCGTCGCGGCCCGTTTTTCGCTTAGCCCGATGCTAGCTAGCGGAGTCTCGGTAAAAAGCGTGCTGGCGTGAGGAGAGCGGTTTAGAGTGCTGCGTTTGCCAGCGCCAAAAAGCTTGTCAAAGACGATACGAAAATCATCTAGACTCGTATAGGTAAAAAGCTCACCACCGCGAACGTCGCCTACTGCATAGATATGCGGCTGGTCGGTTTGCAAAAACTCGTTTACGAGCACGTTTCCTTTGGCGTCGGTTTGTACGCCCGCCGCGCTTAAATTTAGCTCCGCAGTCGCCGCTACTCGTCCGGTCGCTAGTAAAAACGCGTCCGCTTCAAGGCATTTTGTTTCACCGTTTTGAGTAAAAATCAGCGCGCAATCTTTTAAATTTTTAACTTCGCAACCCTCTAAAATTTCGATCCCTTGCGTTTGTAGTAGCGCCTTTACGCTCTCTCTCACGTCATCGTCCTCGTTTTTTAGTACGCCCGAGCGAGCTACGATAGTGACTTTTGAGCCAAACTCGGCAAACATCGAGGCAAACTCAAGCCCGATGTATCCGCCGCCTACGACTACTAGGTGCTTTGGAAGCGTTTTTAGATTTAAAATCCCCGTGCTGTCGTAAGCCAAATTTGAACTAACCTCAAAGCTAGGTTTTTCGTTAACGGAGCCTGTATTTATAACGATAGTCGGCGCGGTAAGTAGGCTTTTTGAGCCGTCTGCGGCCGCGACTTCGACGCTATTTTTATCTACAAATTTAGCCGTACCGTTTATCACGTCAATGTTTGCATTATCATCAAGCATCGCGAAATTTTTGGCTCTAAGCGCGGAGATTAGCTTGTCTTTCTTTTCGACGCTAAGCGTGAAATACTCGCCTGCGACGTTATTGTTGACGTATTTTGCCTCTTTGCTTAAATTTACTAGTTTTTTAGTCGGAATGCAGCCGACGTTTATGCACGTACCGCCATACATCTGCGCCGATTTTTCGATCACGGCAACTTTTTTACCTAAATTTGCGGCTTTTACGGCGAGGGTTTTGCCGGCCTTGCCAAAGCCGATGATGATGATATCGTAGTTTTTCATATGTTTTTTCCTAGTATGTAGTGCGTAGTTTCATTCACTTTTTTTATGTTTATCTTGTTTTTTTCAGCCCAGTTTTCGATCACGTTTAGCGCACCGGGCATTTTGCCCGCGTTTTTTATCTTAAACACGTCCTCGCTGCCACTCATCGCGACAAAGCTACCAAGCGGTTTTAGGTGGTCGTTTAGCGTGACGATGCTGCTTAAATTTAACCCGTCGCAGTTGTTTAGGATGCGTTTAACTTGCGCGGTGGTTGCGTCGTTTTCGTTGTAGCCTAGTTGGTTTAAGAGAGCTGAAATTTCCATATTTTTCCTTTCTAGTTTATGCTTTTTTGGCTTACTAAAACGCCCTCGATGAGCTTTTTTATGTCGCCGTCTAGTATCGCGTCGGTTTGGCTATACGCCTCGCCGCTGCGGTTGTCTTTAACCTGCTGATACGGGAAAAGCACGTATGAGCGGATCTGGTGACCCCAGCCGATCTCGCTTTTTTCGATGCTGCCCGCGGCTTCTTGCTGTTTCATTAGCTCTAGCTCATACAGGCGCGATTTTAGCATTTTCATCGCTGTGGCTTTGTTTTTGTGCTGGCTGCGGTCGTTTTGACACTGCACGACGATGCCAGTAGGCGCGTGAGTGATGCGTACGGCAGACTCTGTTTTATTTACGTGCTGACCGCCTGCTCCGCCTGCACGGTAGGTATCGATTTTTAGGTCTTTTTCGTCGATTTCTATCTCGATATCGTCATCGATCTCCGGGCTTACCATCACGCTGGTAAAGCTAGTATGGCGGCGGCCCGCGCTATCAAACGGACTGGTTCGCACTAAGCGGTGGATACCGTTTTCAGCCTTTAGATAACCGTAGGCGTTTACGCCTTTAACGATAAAGCTAACGTCCTTTAGCCCGGCTTCTTCGCCCTCTTGGAAGTCTAGAGTTTCGACCTTAAAACCTTCTCTTTCGCAAAAGCGCAGGTACATGCGGTATAGCATACTCGCCCAGTCGTTGCTCTCAGTGCCGCCAGCGCCCGGGTGGATGGTGACGATAGCGTTTTTGCCGTCGTCCTCGCCGCTAAGCAGCATAGAAATTTCTAAATTTACTATCTTATCCTCTAACTCGCCAGCCTCGGCAAATAGCGAATTTATCGTCTCTTCGTCGTTTTCAGAGTTTGCCAGCTCGTATAGATCCTTTGCGTCGTCTACGGCGCTTTTAGCGTTTAGGAAGTTATTTAAGATGTTTGAAATTTTAGTTTTTTCCTTGCCGATTGCGCCCGCTTTTGCGATGTCTTGCCAGAAATTTTGATCGTTTTCCATCTCCTCGATCTCTTTTAGGCGAGCTTTGATGCTCTCGGGTTTTACGACGCCAGCTATATTTTCTACTTTTGTGTTTAGTGTTTTTAGGAGTTCAGTGTATTCGTAATTATCCAAAATTTAAGACCTTTTTTGTGCTTTTTGGCGTGATTATAACATATTTGTAAGAGTAAAGATAAAATTTGATATAATCGCGCGTTAAAATAAAACACAAAGAAGAGAAAATGCAAATTTTAAGAACAGCAGAACAGCTGCGAGATTTCGTCGCGGCAAATCCCGAAAATATCGGCTTTGTACCCACGATGGGCGCGCTTCACGACGGACACGCTAGTCTCATAAAAAAGTGCGTAGCGCAGAACAAAACCGCGATCGTTTCGACCTTCGTAAACCCGACGCAGTTTTTAGCCGGCGAGGACTTTGAGAGCTATCCAAAAAACGAACAAAACGACGCTAAAATTTGCGAGGAGCTAGGCGTGCACGCGATGTTTGCGCCTGAGGCTAGGGAGCTGTATTTTGATACCGAGCCGCTAATCAGCGCGCCTGAAAATTTAGCAAGCGTGCTTGAGGGCAAGACTCGCCCTGGACACTTTGACGGCGTGCTTCGCGTGCTAAATAAGCTCTTTAATCTAACAAACGCAAAGCGCGTCTATATGGGCAAAAAGGACGCGCAGCAGCTGCTCATCGTGCGTAATTTCGTAAAGACCTGTTTTTTAAATTTAGAGATCGTGCCTTGCGAGATCGTTCGCGCGCGAGACGGACTGGCGCTTAGCTCACGAAACGCCTACCTAGACGAGGGGCAAAAGCTAGAGGCGCTTAAGCTTTCGCATTCGCTTAAAAAAGCCTCAAATTTGATCGCGGCTGGCGAACTAAGCGCACAAACGATAAAAGGCGAGATGCTACAAACTCTAGAGCCGCTAAACGTCGATTATGTCGCGATCGTGGATAGAAATTTAAACGAGATCTCGCTAATAGAGCCGGACAACACCATCATCCTAGTCGCCGCGTATGTAGGCAAAACGCGTCTGATCGACAATCTGTGGGTATAAGATGGGCAAACTTCACTTAGTATCATTAGGCTGTAACAAAAATCTGGTGGACTCCGAGATCATGCTCGGACGCCTGCAAAACTACGAGATCACGCCAGATGTCGCCTCTGCTGATGTCATCATCGTAAACACCTGCGGCTTTATAAACTCGGCGAAAGAGGAGAGTATCCGCGCGATCCTGGATATGCACGAATCGCGCAAAAAAGGCTCCTTGCTCGTGGTCACAGGCTGCCTCATGCAGCGCTACCGCGAGGAGCTGATGAAGGAGCTACCGGAGGTCGATCTTTTTACCGGCGTCGGAGACTACGACAAGATCGATGAAATCATCCTAAAAAAGCAAAATTTATTTAGCCCGGACACCTACCTGCAAGCAAGCGAAGAGCGCGTGATAACGGGCTCAAACTACCATGCCTACATCAAAATTTCAGAAGGCTGTAATCAAAAATGCAGCTTCTGCGCGATCCCAACCTTTAAGGGCAAGCTAAAATCCCGCGCGCTGGAAAATATCGTAGATGAGGTGCAAAAGCTCGTAAAAAAGGGCTACTACGACTTTAGCTTCCTCTCGCAAGACAGCAGCTCGTATATGCGCGATCACGCTGTTAGCGACGGGCTCATCTCGCTCATTGACGCGGTCGAAAAGATCGAGGGCGTCAAAACCGCACGCATACTTTATCTCTACCCGAGCACCACCTCAAACGCGCTAGTGGAGCGTATCATCGCTTCGCCGGTGTTTGCGAACTACTTTGATATGCCGATCCAGCATGCAAGCGATAAAATGCTAAAAATCATGAGGCGTGGAAGCGGCGCGGCGCGGATCAAAGAGCTTTTAAATTTGATGAAAAAGGCACCCGGTGCATTTTTACGAACGGGCGTCATAGTCGGGCACCCGGGCGAGGGCGAAGCAGAATTTGACGAGCTTTGTGCGTTTTTGCAGGAGTTTAAATTTGACCGCATTTCGGCGTTTGCTTATTCGAAAGAGGAGGACACGCTCTCGTACGAGATGGAGCAGGTGCCCGCCAAAATCATCTCAAAGCGCCTAAGCAAGATCGAAAAGATCACTCGTGTCGCGATAGAAGCGAGCTTTGCGCAGGAGCTGGGCAAGAAATTTATCGTATCGCTCGAGGGCGAAAGCAGCGAGGGCGAGATGTTTTATGCCGCGAAAAAGGCGCTATGGGATAAGGACATCGACGGCGAAATTTTGATCAACGAAAGCGACGTGGAGCAGCTAGAAATCGGCGGTCGCTACTGGTGCGAGATCACGCAGGTAGCGGGCAGCCAGGCGCTGGGCAAGATCACGGCAAAGGCCTAAAGTGCTAAGTGCGCCCGTTTTGCATAAGCTAAAATCGGGGCGAAATCTGCTTGCATTTTCGCACGGCGTCGATAGCACGGCGCTTTTTTACCTCTTAGACGAGGCTGGCGTGAAATTTGACCTTGCGATCGTGGACTACAACGTCCGCGCGCAGAGCAAGGACGAAGTCGCCTCGGCACGAGATCTAGCGGCTAAATTTAACAAACAAATCTATGTAAAAAGCGTGCAGCTGGGTGAGTCAAATTTTGAACACGAGGCGCGCGCGGCTAGATACGAGTTTTTTGGCCAAATTTGCCGCGAGCGCGGATATGAAAATTTGATCTTAGCGCATCAGTTTGACGATAAATTCGAGTGGTTTTTGATGCAGCTTGGGCGGGGTGCTGGGCTTAGCGAGCTGCTAGGTATGCAAGAGCTAGAAGCTCGCGAGGACTACGTGATCGCTCGTCCGCTTTTAGGCGTACGAAAGTGCGAGCTGGAGCGGTTTTTGCGTGAGCGAAATCTTAAATACTTCACCGACGAGACAAATTTAACGGGCCGGTTTAAACGAGGCTTTATTCGCGCTAAATTTAGCGAGCCGTTTTTAAACGAGTACTTTAGCGGCGTGAAAAAAAGCTTTGAGTTTTTGGCGGCCGATGCGTTAAATTTGGCCCCTGAGATTTCTAATCCATCTCCAAAAATTTACCTCGTAAAACGCGGCCGGGGCGAGATTCGCGGCGTAGATCAGGCGTGCAAGCGGCTAGGACTCGTGCTAAGCTCGGCGCAGCGAAACGAATGCGCTCGCTGCCTAGAAAATGGCACGGGCTGCGTGCTCGGCGGCAAGGTTGCCGTGGGTGCGGGCAAATATTTTATTTTCGTAACGCCATATATCAAAGCGGCTATGGAAAAGAAATTTAAAGAAGCGTGCAGGCAGCTCGCCATCCCGCCGATAAACCGCGGATTTTTATTTTCCGCGGGCGCGGATCTGTCTAAATTTAAAGAGTTTTTGTAGGCTTTGGCTTATAATCGCTACTAAAATGGCTAAAATTTAAGATCAAAAATAAAGCGAACTCGATTTTAAATGCGTTTTTCTTTGCCGCCTTTATACAAAAACTCGCGCATCAAAATCTAAATTTGCCATAAATTAGAACCTGATTGTAAACGAATCAAAAGAGTGATTAAATTTGGTGATTTGGTGCGGTTAAATCTAGTCGAATTTGCGTACGCGTTTTTAAAATCGATCGGCGTGAGTTTTGTTGGCTCTAAAACTTCTATTTTTGTAAGTTAACTTTTGCCGCTTTGTCAAGACGCCTAGTCAAAATAGCAGTCGTTGAGTCGGCAGTGTTGCTAAATTTGAGTATTTTTTTATCTTTATTTAAATTTCAAAGATTATACAAAGAAGCCGAGATAAAAACTAAGACTTATCTTAAGCTGTAAATTTTGACGCCAAAGGTCGCGTCGATTTTTTCGGCATCCTTGCGCATTTTGATCGGAAAGTCGATTTTTACGATATTTTCATAGCTTTGAAGTGCATCTATAAACTCATAAAATTTAGTAGGCGTTTTCATGGAGCCGGTTACGGTTAGTCCGTAGATAGAGATTTCGCCGTTTTTTACAGCCTCTTTTGGTTCGCTTAGATTTACGTTCATAAAGTACTTTGAGGCAAATTGAGTAAAATTCTCTACGTCAAATTTGTTTTCAAGAGCGTCTAACGCGACTTTGTCGTTTTGCTTTATCTCATTTAGGGCTTTTGATTTGGCGTCGTAGAGCCTTTGCGTTTGCGCACTTGCGGCGATTTGCATGCGACTTTCGTATTTGACCTGCTTGTACTCTTTGATGCTAGGCACTAAAAATGCAAATATCATCACTAAGCAAGCGACTATGAAAACAAGTACATAGATGAGCAGTTTTGTAATGTCGATATTTTGCAGGCTTCTATCTTTGCTCATTTTTGCCCTCGTAGTTGTCGGTTTTGTTTGTGCTGATGAAGTTTAGCCAGCCGCTATCTAGCTGATAAAAAGAGGTGTTTGACGTGCTAAAAATCGATTTTAACGGCGTTGCCAGTAGCATATTGTAAATATCGCGGCTGGGCGTAGTGCCTTTTATGATTAGCGAGTTTTTATCCATCGAGATCTCGTGTAGCGTGATGCTTGAGGGAACAAGATCGAGTAGATTACGCAGGCTTTGTTTTAAGACGGCATTTGAGGCTGCTATTTCGTTTGCGCTATCTCTTCTTTGCTTTAAAAGCGCAGTGAGCTCGTCGGCTTGCTTGATTTGCTCTTGCGTCTGCTCTTGTTTTTGTTTTGAAATTTGCGTTTCGTTTCGTAGCGAGTTGCTTTTAAACTCGACAAAGAAATTTGCTGCAGCGAAAAGTAACACGATTATAGCTATAAAAAGTAGCCAAATTTTGCTAAAAAGGTTAATAATAGGTTTTTTTTGGGGTTTTATAAAGCTATAACTAGTCATTTTCCAACTCTTTTTTCATTAACTCGGTCATTGTTTTTAGCGTATCGACCGGA
Coding sequences within it:
- a CDS encoding TonB-dependent receptor domain-containing protein, with amino-acid sequence MSFNNVAKISFVAALAIGANAAENVTLSGVEVSSTSGGYGVDDVKISTRNAGILKDVMRDIPGVYVGGTNGMNQKIYMRGVSDRGLNITIDGAKQNGNTFHHNADLLIDPDLIKAIDVEVGSRSVVNGAGALGGSVAFRTVDARDLLDDGEIIGAKIKTGYASNNDEFSQGLMVFTAPVEGLDFLAAINHKGYDYGKSGNGKKIGGDGNDLSYLFKLGYSFLDAHRISLSHEHNHYKGLYPLRAEFGSWHSGGNADANRKYERDTTTLKYEFTPSELLNLDVTAYHTKHQRIDDSKWGVKTRGLSAKAKTVVETGDVTQTLRYGAEYYHSENFNKPQNNRPEKVNNYSFYLEDAIKFAGLTVTPGIRYERHELKTYNGTGANIGGYKYKFDEFTPALALDYEFMKGLGVFASYAKVFRGPDVMESMLASGASRGTALGYRANPDLKATTGDSYEIGGRYKGEFSETGHVSFVAKYFKTKYKNLIVDNNAAGGRINPVLYRINAGGADIDGVELLARLNLDALSLGASYTHQKVRYKDRVSNGSGGYYTSNIIGYRDQGDKYTFNAEYSINAIDTLVGYNLIYFASKDTTSAGNDAAVHIPSYAVSDIYLTYAPSGGKFKGLEINAGVYNVFNKAYVSHSQRMAQYTGDANAIDWEPGRNFKVNVSYKF
- a CDS encoding tetratricopeptide repeat protein — translated: MRNLLLAFIGFLFVGCAASSGGPSDNPDYDFNKRAIEVLKPKCESGNYSACNDLAISYQNLQDHKTALKYYERACKNNYQAACTNLANMYQTGLGVSKDANKALEIYSASCTNGGAYSCYYLGEFYRSAIDGKEPDYANAMSAYDRGCKLGDVPCCTNTAVLYEHGLGVAQDETKARSIYRSACFSGDTSACDNLKRMGRKR
- a CDS encoding FAD-dependent oxidoreductase; amino-acid sequence: MKNYDIIIIGFGKAGKTLAVKAANLGKKVAVIEKSAQMYGGTCINVGCIPTKKLVNLSKEAKYVNNNVAGEYFTLSVEKKDKLISALRAKNFAMLDDNANIDVINGTAKFVDKNSVEVAAADGSKSLLTAPTIVINTGSVNEKPSFEVSSNLAYDSTGILNLKTLPKHLVVVGGGYIGLEFASMFAEFGSKVTIVARSGVLKNEDDDVRESVKALLQTQGIEILEGCEVKNLKDCALIFTQNGETKCLEADAFLLATGRVAATAELNLSAAGVQTDAKGNVLVNEFLQTDQPHIYAVGDVRGGELFTYTSLDDFRIVFDKLFGAGKRSTLNRSPHASTLFTETPLASIGLSEKRAATQNLDFKVLKLPLAAVPGAKVVGNETGFLKAIVDAKSGKILGAAFHCVYANELINEIAIAMALGAGADFFKNQIFTHPSISEALNDLFGQF
- the prfB gene encoding peptide chain release factor 2, which codes for MDNYEYTELLKTLNTKVENIAGVVKPESIKARLKEIEEMENDQNFWQDIAKAGAIGKEKTKISNILNNFLNAKSAVDDAKDLYELANSENDEETINSLFAEAGELEDKIVNLEISMLLSGEDDGKNAIVTIHPGAGGTESNDWASMLYRMYLRFCEREGFKVETLDFQEGEEAGLKDVSFIVKGVNAYGYLKAENGIHRLVRTSPFDSAGRRHTSFTSVMVSPEIDDDIEIEIDEKDLKIDTYRAGGAGGQHVNKTESAVRITHAPTGIVVQCQNDRSQHKNKATAMKMLKSRLYELELMKQQEAAGSIEKSEIGWGHQIRSYVLFPYQQVKDNRSGEAYSQTDAILDGDIKKLIEGVLVSQKSIN
- the panC gene encoding pantoate--beta-alanine ligase, which gives rise to MQILRTAEQLRDFVAANPENIGFVPTMGALHDGHASLIKKCVAQNKTAIVSTFVNPTQFLAGEDFESYPKNEQNDAKICEELGVHAMFAPEARELYFDTEPLISAPENLASVLEGKTRPGHFDGVLRVLNKLFNLTNAKRVYMGKKDAQQLLIVRNFVKTCFLNLEIVPCEIVRARDGLALSSRNAYLDEGQKLEALKLSHSLKKASNLIAAGELSAQTIKGEMLQTLEPLNVDYVAIVDRNLNEISLIEPDNTIILVAAYVGKTRLIDNLWV
- the rimO gene encoding 30S ribosomal protein S12 methylthiotransferase RimO, with product MGKLHLVSLGCNKNLVDSEIMLGRLQNYEITPDVASADVIIVNTCGFINSAKEESIRAILDMHESRKKGSLLVVTGCLMQRYREELMKELPEVDLFTGVGDYDKIDEIILKKQNLFSPDTYLQASEERVITGSNYHAYIKISEGCNQKCSFCAIPTFKGKLKSRALENIVDEVQKLVKKGYYDFSFLSQDSSSYMRDHAVSDGLISLIDAVEKIEGVKTARILYLYPSTTSNALVERIIASPVFANYFDMPIQHASDKMLKIMRRGSGAARIKELLNLMKKAPGAFLRTGVIVGHPGEGEAEFDELCAFLQEFKFDRISAFAYSKEEDTLSYEMEQVPAKIISKRLSKIEKITRVAIEASFAQELGKKFIVSLEGESSEGEMFYAAKKALWDKDIDGEILINESDVEQLEIGGRYWCEITQVAGSQALGKITAKA
- the tilS gene encoding tRNA lysidine(34) synthetase TilS — protein: MLSAPVLHKLKSGRNLLAFSHGVDSTALFYLLDEAGVKFDLAIVDYNVRAQSKDEVASARDLAAKFNKQIYVKSVQLGESNFEHEARAARYEFFGQICRERGYENLILAHQFDDKFEWFLMQLGRGAGLSELLGMQELEAREDYVIARPLLGVRKCELERFLRERNLKYFTDETNLTGRFKRGFIRAKFSEPFLNEYFSGVKKSFEFLAADALNLAPEISNPSPKIYLVKRGRGEIRGVDQACKRLGLVLSSAQRNECARCLENGTGCVLGGKVAVGAGKYFIFVTPYIKAAMEKKFKEACRQLAIPPINRGFLFSAGADLSKFKEFL